In the genome of Anguilla anguilla isolate fAngAng1 chromosome 15, fAngAng1.pri, whole genome shotgun sequence, the window GCTCTAATATCCCCCCTTTCTGCTCTTCGGAGGTATTTCCACACACAAGGACTGCCTTTGTGCTGGCccggaaaaaaacagcaagcaTGGAATGATTTAGGCcgatttattcagatttatcAAGGTCCTCTGTTCTGCTTTTAATTAGTTTCCACTGTATTCTTTGATAGttggataatgtgtgtgtggcataAGCCTGTATTAATGTACTGTCATTGGTGAGTTTACACACAACAGTCATTTTCACACCATGAAGTGCATTGGGTTGAGGTGTGACATCAGGCAAATAACTCCAAAGTACAGTtctgcttaaaaatgttttttcatacaGTATCTAATGTATAGAGATACTCATATCCTCCTATGGAAACCAATGGCAAAAGTTACAGTTGCACTGCTGGAGCAGAAGGCACTGCCAAGGCCAAACAATtagaaaatccaaaataaaatattatacttGCTGGGAGTCCaagcaaaatattaattttaggTTTCAGAAAGACCATCATTTTATGTCTGTATACAAGAAACTACTCTTGTATTGGTTTACTGTACCAACGAGATTCAGTGTCACCTtgactaaatacattttttataaactaCTAAGACTAGGCAGTGTGAGCAATAGTTAACAAGCTGGAGAGATTCATTGCATTAGAATAACGCTCAATTTCTTCAATAGTGAATTGTGTGTTCCATTGTACCACAAATTCACAACACATGTGAAAATATGTATAGTGCTGGCAGAaagtaaatatgcatttttttggacttcctctccttctttttttcttttctctctttccatttcGTCCTcgctttttcctctctttccctctctgagAAGAATGGAGAGGTAGTAATCTCTATGTTGGTCTGCATTCCCCCCGTGAGCTATAATCTGATTACAGAGACATACTGGTCTGGACCtgatggggggcagggggtgaaaGGGGATTAGTACTGGGCATGACTGGGGATAGGGGGTGAGAGGGGATTGGTACTGGGTATGACTGGGGATAGGGGGTGATAGGGCATTGGTACTGGGCATGATTGGGGATAGGGGGTGAGGGGGATATTACTGGGCATGCTTGGGGATAGGGGGTGAGAAGGGATTAGTACTTGGCATTATTGGGGATAGGAGGTGAGGGGGATTAGTAGTGGGCATGGTTTGGGATAGGGTTGAGAGGGGATTAGTACTGGGCATGATTGGGGATAGGGGGTGAGAGGGGATTAGTACTGGGCATGACTGGGGATAGGGGGTGAGGGCGGATAAATAATAGGCATGATTGGGGATAGGGGGTGAGAGGGGATTAGTACTGGGCATGACTGGGGATAGGGGGTGAGGGCGGATAAATAATAGGCATGATTGGGGatagggggtgaggggggataAGTAATGGGCATGACTGGGAatagggggtgaggggggataAATAATAGGCATGATTGGGGATAGGGGTTGAGGGGGGGATAAGTAATAGGCATGGTTTGGGATAGGGGGTGAGAGGAGATTAGTTCTGAGCATGATTGGAGATAGTGAGTGAGTGGGGATTAGTACTAGACCCCTCTGTAGCCCACTGCTCccaaataacattacattttcagtagCAGAGGGTTGCAGTTCAGCATTTGATTCCCTGGTTAcgcttctgtttattttatgaaagtaTTTTTGACACAAGCAATTATTGAAGCATAATAGCAAGAGAAAGTCACTTAATATGTACtgtaataaaagtaaaaaagttatGGGTTAATAAGTTACCTTGTAAATTGCTCAGTTTTCTCCTCCCAGTTCAGgtagaaaatgcagaaaattgtGAATTTGTGGACTCTATATTTAGGAATATGGTCAGATAATGCAGACAATACTGCATCTAAATctgttttattgttcattttaccCTATAAAACACTTTGTAACTATGTTTTGATAAGTGCTTTATAAAGGCACTTATTAAATATACTGTGGAATGAAAATTTATCACATAGTAAAAACCTGGAAGCTCATGAAGGTAAAAATAGACTGGAATGCTTGTGTTGTTTGTCATGGTTTGAGGATAAAGTGTGCACGTatttgaaaggaaataaaaccCTTTGCTTCTTTAGGGAACAATTTCATTTAGGGTTTGAGGTCACAGATAAGCCTTCTGCAGTGATGACAAGTGGCATTTCCATGAAAGGACGCTGCCATTCTTAGCAATGCACAGAGACCAGCTTAACCATGAGTCACACGGTTTCACAGAGCCATTCAGTGCTGTCTCAGTAATTTGGCTCTTATGCAAActcagttctctctctcacacacacacacacacacacacacagattcacacaccaTTAAATGTTACTGTTTACTGGCTTGTCGAGTACTGGAAGAGACTATAGGCCTTATGTCACTGTAAGGCAGCTGTTTTCCCCGTAAGGCTGCTCATGGTATACTGTCAATGTTCAGTGTTAGTGAGTTACATGCATAGGTGTGTTAGTTCTGCAGGAGTGGTCTTGCTAATTATCCAGATCCACCTCTACTGCTGTCAACTCAAAAGTGATGTGTATCAACGATACCACGcactaaaaaaaatgtaattcttatCATGAAACGTAAATTCCATTGCCACTTACAGTTTTGTGGCTCTATATTTTTGCTCGTTGCAGGGTATCTAGTTAGGGAACTAGGCTTGTAACGCAATGGTCAGAGTTTAGGTTTTGGCATTGaaactgaattgcttcactAAAATACTCAGCTTTAGACTTATTGTATGTAAACCGATTGTATTGTATGTTGTCTGTGTAAGTCATACTGGAAAAGAGCGTCTATTAGatatatctgtgcatgtgtgtgtgtgtgtgtgagtgtgtgtgtgtgtgtgctgaattCAATAGACTGCCTGAAACACAAGGCCCCATATTTGCATTGATATTTAAAGACATCTTACATGCAACGGTTGATGTTTAGTCCTCTATTAACAAAGTATGTTGTTGGTACAACCAAATCTTCATCAGATGTTCCTGATGTTATGGGTGATCGGTGATTATACGGTGTCTACACCAGGTGCATGCGGACAGATGGACCTGCTTGTCCACCTTGGTCAGGCGAGGCCCGAGGTGACCAGGatagataaaataagcgattagAATGAGCCCAATGCTTACTTCTCTACTTCTCAATGAATTCACATGGCAGACTGAGCGTGCTTCCGTGTGGGGCCAGTGGTCTGGTCTTAACAAACTGAACCTCCGTGAACTGTTTTTTTAGGGTGCGGTTATAGCTCCCTTCCACTAGGAGGAGCAGTGAGATTTTTGTTAGCCTGACTCTCTCCACCCAAGCGAGGAAGCCCAGAATTCCATGCATACCAATTATAATATCAGCCCTCCTCCTCAATCACACTGCTAGACTCACAGTGTACTGGATGGCATTATTAATGTGCTTAGTGTGCTTAGCAGATGACTTTAGCTTAAGGCATTTAGTTCTATGCCTTTTTCTTTTGGAGGTATATTTTTATGCTTCTATGCCGTAGAAGAGATAACTGAGAACAAGCCTTTCCTCTCAAGAGCACACAGCTCTTGGGTTTTGCCAGTGACCCAAAGAAACAAACCGTCAGTTTTTTGTGTCCGTTTTTTGTGTCCGTTTTtgtcatgtaaaatacattcattagTCTAAGTTCACTAAAGAAAAAGAATGTCTTCTACTGTATGTATTTGACACTGAGGGATCATATCATGCAGTAGGCAGCGATGAGGCAGAGTGGAGAAACAGACCTTCCATTGAGAGATGTGTTCTGGAACAAAGAGCAAGTGTGCTGTAGAGCGCTTTGTCTCTCTGCCCACGTTCCCAAGAGCCACCCACGTTCCCAACGGCTTTCTGGACCACAGAGTTCTGCTCACACTGGATCTCTCTGGGCTGTGGACTCGGACCAGGTCCTGGGAGCCGGCGAATCTCAGTTAGTTCCTCTGGCTAATTGGCTGGTTTGAGCGTAGACAGCAGTGGGTGTGACTGCCTGGCCAGCCAGCCACCTTCATGCTCAGGTGTGAAACATGGCCTGGTTTGACATAGCCGGGAAGAGGTTTGGATTCCCTGATATTGAGCTCTTTGTGAAGGTAAGTCTGGGTATTTTTCTGGATTTTTATATTTGGCTGATCTGTGCATGGTTGCGGATGGTGAAGTGCATTGTCTCCCCACTCATCAAACAATAAAAGGGATGTGTTCTTTActcctgtattttattttttattttttggtcatcAGATTGCTGGTGCAGAATAATTATCTGAGCTCGGGCAGGAAAATCTTATAAGATTGTGTACCAGGGAGGACAATCTGATAAGTAATTGATTGTCAGTGGATTTTAACCCTCTGACTCAATCATATGACCTGTTGTCAACCCATATCTTTAGTGACTGAGCATATTCTTAACAGATTAAACTATGGAAACTTCCGAATACAAATTCACCGACCGCATTTGTagcaaaacaacaataaatttCGGATTGACTTGCCAAATACTTAGCTgctttcccttcactggaaaaaagaaataaatgaagtgCAATTTTTTTGTCAGGAGCATAGTTCTGTGCTCTGACCAAATAAACGGTCGTCATCTCCAATTTACGTTGCTCAGTTTTGCAATAGTCACTGAGTAGTAATCAACGGTCAAGTCAAGCTTTACCATAGCTTAGCGATGCCTTTTTCATCCGTCCAacttcaaattattttgtgatGTGACTCCCACATTAAAAAACTTGCCTACACATTGCTTTGAAGCCTGCCCTTGTGACCCTTCATTCTACCCATCCTTCCACACTATCTGGTCCCACATTCCCAGTATTCTCCCTCAACCTTCCAAAACTTTCCTCCCTGTGGAGATAGAGGAATAGGATATGCGTGGATAAAATAGCTAAACAGTATTACAGATTCTATGGAAACACACATATTCTCATCAATAGTTACGGATCCGTAatgcataaacaattttttatgAACGGACACTAAAAATGACTTCTTTACCAACTACAGCATAATCATCCACCACTTAGTTGGAATCTTCCGTTCCTCATACGCATATGAGTCTAGTTATAACAGAAGcaaacactgacacatgcagcattatgaaacttttatttaggTACAGTATGCCAGACATGTACACATACTGGTGCTGTATGGATAAAGGAATACAGTGAAACGGTCTTAGTGTTTAACCTCATTCATGTGAGACTGAGAGGGAATAAGAGTCAATATTAGAGGACCTCGCTATGGTGACAAGTCAGTAATTGGATCATGTGCTTTAAAGGCTTATGTGATTACTGTTGCCTTCACTTTGAACTTTTTCaatgtattgtgtttgtgtgcatatactCAGGatggcatatactgtatatacagtatatactgtattctGTATGTATGGCACATATtatgaaaacactgcatttataaacatagTCTGatgattaatgtaatattttgtaacagtttctctttttggcataatgtaatatgaaataaatgtaaaatcaacataaaacaaaaatgaagaaataattagtATTTGTGTTGAACCAGTAACAAtcattacagtatatttatgtATAGTTCATACATACACTTTAGCAAACAAATGCAccttttatatactgtatatttttatatttgtaataatcAGTTTAGTATAATCTGTGTCTCTATACAAAACTataatattcatgcaaagaaaACCTTCTTTTTGGtttgtatactttatttcaaatgaatgatGGTCACAATGTCATTACTAATCTTGGTAAAGAagattttcaatatattttacatacaaaaaaaaaactacaaaattaAGGGCACATATAAATTTTAAGAGTATGAAGCTTCTTCATTAAGCACAGAATTTCCATAAGTTTTgccagtactgtatgtatgcatgtatgagtatgtgtgtgtgtgtgtgtgtgtgtgtgtgtgtgtgtgcgtatgtataaATGTACGCATGTTTTTgagggtgggtgtgtttgtgggctgtgtttgtctgtttgtctgtatggCGGTGTCAGTGGTAACCCCCTGTCTATATATGTGCATCCTCCAGGCGGGTACCGACGGAGAGAGCATTGGGAACTGTCCTTTCTCTCAGAGGCTCTTCATGATTCTGTGGCTGAAAGGAGTAGTCTTCAACGTCACCACTGTTGATCTGAAGAGGTAAGGGTCCCTACTCGGGAAAAAAACTAGGTGCGTGTCCACTGTGTGTCCACTAGAGGTCATGACGTTGTCTGTGTGGCAAGAGAAAGAATGCTAACATCATAAAGTTCTGCCCCGGAGAGCTCCAGAGGTCAGCCTCTCGGTCACCGGCTCCAACATCGTGAGAAACTGACAGATTTGTGCGTTCGTGTTACCTAGGAAACCAGCTGACCTGCAGGACTTGGCTCCCGGGACCAACCCACCATTCGTCACGTTTAATGGAGAGGTGAAGGTGGACGTTAACAAGATCGAGGAGTTTCTGGAGGAGAAGCTGGTGCCTCCACGGTATGATTCGATTTTCTCTCAGTTTTCATCACTCAGGTCttacatcacaaatatgtgattagaatgttcttacctgaacattcgaacattctactgctgatgtaACACACACTACCTGTAAttaaaagcagtggagttctagaatactgactgagaattttgaagaaaaacaaaaaacatcccaaaGAACCTACTGTGAAAAGGGTTAATCAAACTGCATCTCACATTACATTGAATCACACGACACCTCACATCATATCAGTCAGGCAGCATCTCCCATTGCAATAACCACACACTCTAGCATCTTTACATTTGCCTGGTAACACAGCATCTCCCAGTTTACCTTGGTCACAGACGTGAATCCCACATCCCATCAGTCACACACAATGTCACATCACATCAGTTGCTCCATCTGTCAGATAATTCTCACATATCAGGACCTGCACCCCTACTTCCACCTGTCTACAGAGCTGCACATTTTTGAGATGgattcaacaaaaatgttttgagaaTCAAGTAAAACAATAAGATTAATGGTAAAGGACGTTCATCTGTCCCAATGAGGAAAGAAAAGTCTGAGGCGTGACTGAGTTCATAGAATTGAAAGTGAGCCAGGAGGGATGATTGTAATGTAACCCGTGACTGCGCAGGTACCCCAGTCTGGCTGCTAAGCATCCGGAGTCCAACACTGCAGGGATCGACGTGTTTGCAAAGTTCTCAGCCTTCATCAAGAACCCTCGCAAGGACGCCAACGAAGGTGAGAGGCCTGAATGTCTGATGAGAATAGAATAGAACCTGAACATCAGGTGTACTGTCATTTACATCAGCACCATTCAGGCAGAAATTAGCATTATAACCCAAAATATGGGAATTGTGTTGTCTATTTTTGTATGTGCATAGCTGGCTATGTTCTTGCAATGTAAACATGCAGTTTCTATTGCCCGGGATATGCAGTTTTTACAGGTTTTAACCTTTCTGTCTTGGTACATGttcaaatgtgtgcatgtttctgtgtgtgtacatgtgtgtgtgtatctgtgtttgtccgtgtgtgtgtgtgtgtgtgtgtctgtatgcgcagGACTGGAGAAGGCTTTGTTAAAGTCTTTAAAGAGACTGGATGAGTTCCTGAGGACCCCTCTGTCAGAGGAGATTGATTCAGACTGTCCCAATGACCCGCTAGAGTCCACACGCAGCTTCCTCGATGGACCCGACCTCACGCTCGCAGACTGCAACCTACTGCCCAAGCTGCACATCATAAAGGtacagtgctgccccctgctggccagttTCCACTTTAACATGCAGTTTAGTGCCCTGTATCCCCACAATGTGATCCAGAGCCAGAGTACCTAGTAGTAAGCAGCAGGCCTATTACTGTTTAAGCTTGGCACTGTTGGGTCTAGGaggccttatttatttatttattttttttttttgtttgcggTCGCAATTCCCCCAGCCAGCCCACAATCACCTCCACATATTTTTTCCCTGCACAAATTTCTATATCCGTTCCTGGTGGTTAGGAATAGCAGAATAGTAGGACATGGAGGGAATTGGGTTTCAGACAGATGAGCTGAGTAGAGTAATGTTTGGGGGTGGTGTTTGGTGGGGCATGATGGTCATTCTAAGGTAAGGTAACAGGATCACTGTAATGAATCGCTTGGAATGGAATTTCGAAGCATAATACTTCAGCTATCACTATGGGTGACGGGGCGCTAAAACTTGGATTCAAAAATCATGTGGTAAggatcaaaatgaaaataaaatgacaaccATGCAGGGCATTAATTTGCTCACACTTCTGTCTAAATTGAAATACTGATGCAAGTCGTGcagatattttaaaacacactatATGGTAATTGTGCGCAAAGTATTggttaaaatttttattaaattatcatGGTCCCAAATTTCAGTTTATTCATGCATTGAGGGTGATTTGCgtgtaaatgtgcattttctatCTGTGTTATATTTATATGATTTGAGTCTGTATGGTATGTCAGTGCACCTCTTCCTTTTGGCAGGTGGTAGCTAGGAAGTACAGGAACTTTGAGATCCCCGCAGAAATGACTGGAGTGTGGCGATACTTGAACAATGCCTACCAGAGAGAGGAGTTCATCAACACCTGTCCTGCTGAACGTGAAATAGAGTTTGCTTACCTGGATGTTGCCAAGAGGATCAAGTAGGAGGCTCGACCATGGGTGAACTGTAGTATGGAGaaatgtgtctatgtgtgtgtgtgtgtgcgtgtgtgtgtgcctgtgtgcatacgtgtgagtgtgtgtgcctgtgtgcatacgtgtgagtgtgtgtgcctgtgtgcatacgtgtgtgtgtgtgtgtgtgtgtgtgctctcactGGCTGAGCAGCGCATGCGTGACAGCACCGTTTTGTCATTGTCTCACCCCTGGTATGACTGCTGTGTCATTCTGTCATTCTCTGGTGCATCTGTAATCATTTCCCACAGTTCAGAGCTTCCTCTCACAACCTCGCCGGTCAGTAAGAAAGAAACCTCTAGTTGTCTCTCTAGTTGTCAGGCTGTGATGTTCTGGTGTTGCAGCCAATCTTTCTCCTTCATCTCACTCTTCCTTCAGTGGTCATGGTGCGGAGGACCGCAATGGCATGGTGTCCGTGTAACAACGTGTGTTTATCTCAGTATAAAGTGTCTGTGAAGAGTCAATGGCAGGACCAGAAAACTTGTTATGTCTAAGGCTGATTACTGAAAAGTAGCTACATGAGGGCCAAGTCAAATAACAGCATCCAGGTAGTCAATGCTGAGACTGGTTTGTAAACTTAATACTTTGGCTTTTACCACCTTAATAACTCATATTCCttataatcatttattttgtctattaaattaatattttcatgttatccattccattttattttattcaggatGATGATTCAAAAATTTGGAACAAACCTTTTGCACAATCAAGGCTAAAATGTATCCATGGGGATTTTGTACTggtatttcaaaatgaaatgcattcccTTTATGCTATTGATGAAAATGATtgtgttctttcatttttgtgtttgctttgcaTAACctttgcttcttttcacatttttataccAAATTCAGTAAGGCTGTGTAGGGTATCACACAtactaattaaaatgttttcttattaaatctttaaaagctACATTAAAGCTACATTTTCGAGTGATTGTTTTATATTGCACATCAAATGTATTTGATTAACGCAAGCCATTTAAGCAAAAGCATCATTCTAAAAAAGCCTTATGAATTTCACAAGAAACTTAATTAAATTGATCAAATGACTCAGCTTTTGCACTTTGTTTTCTGTCACAATGCATGTGGTCATTTCATTATGCTATCTGCCAAAGGGTCTGTCAATATATGGATGTACACCATACCTTTATCACGATATTCCACCGCATTCAGTTAAATTaaccaaattcaaattacaCAAGCTACATTTTGCGAGTCTGTTGACATTCTGGGTTACTGagtaatgaaatatttgaaaacaattttgacctgacagaaaaaaaaacatatattgattgatatatattgatatatattACTACTTAAAATGTCCACGTTTCTGTAAAGTTTCTTACTGTTTGATTGGTTGATATAGGTGCAGATATAGTGCTATCAAATTTCTGCTTCTAAAGATTTCTGCTTCTGTGGAGTGCAcagaaaagataaaatatatGTAGGTGTTTCATCATGCTGTGCTGTGATGAACTGGCACTCACAGGCTTTTTTATTCGAGTGCCAATGATTTCAGGGTGATTTTCTGCTAGAATTCTCACTATAAAACAGATGTGGAGAGTGAAATTAAACTGGGACTAGAGGTTGGGCATTTGGCACGAACCACAGGTTTGATACCTCTGGTCTGTGAAGTTGTCACCATGGAGCCTTGAAGACCAGGGGAGCCCCatgctacagcacactgtcTGCACAAGACTACTTCGGAATGTCTGCCCCATCCAAAATCGGAAGTGGagtcaaataaaatgataaaatagtgGAGAAAGGTGAGGAACATTCTCTTCTCGGCATTCTCaatcccctcctttttttttttgctgaacctCAGTGGTGTAGACTTAGTGGAACCAGGTCTGCCTCCAGCCTCCTGCCCATGTTGGTTTTTCCCAGAGATTTTTGGGTGAGCGATACACGCACGCCTTTACAGCCCGGTTGCTCCTGCCTGGTAAACACGCCCCGGGGACAACGTCAGGACTGACAGCTGCCTGGCCTCCTTCTGAAGAGACTTTATAGCTCCGCCCACCAAATTAATGCGGTCAACTGTACTCCGTTGTCATAGCGCTCCtcgtatgtaaaaaaaaaaaaaaagctaaggaGGATGTGGGGAGGAATTGACAGATATAAGGAAAGGAATTTAGGGTGAATTATTTTCCCTCAAAGGGCAAATCGTCAACTGTGGCTCCCTGATACAACCTGTCAGAGTCTGTGGCCATGGCGACGGAGTGCTTGGAATCTGCAACGTTTCGCTCTTTGATAGTCAGCGGGCAGGTCCGCTGGGTTCACAAACATTG includes:
- the LOC118213772 gene encoding chloride intracellular channel protein 4 isoform X2, which encodes MAWFDIAGKRFGFPDIELFVKAGTDGESIGNCPFSQRLFMILWLKGVVFNVTTVDLKRKPADLQDLAPGTNPPFVTFNGEVKVDVNKIEEFLEEKLVPPRYPSLAAKHPESNTAGIDVFAKFSAFIKNPRKDANEGLEKALLKSLKRLDEFLRTPLSEEIDSDCPNDPLESTRSFLDGPDLTLADCNLLPKLHIIKVVARKYRNFEIPAEMTGVWRYLNNAYQREEFINTCPAEREIEFAYLDVAKRIK